One genomic segment of Nonomuraea coxensis DSM 45129 includes these proteins:
- the lysA gene encoding diaminopimelate decarboxylase — MSRFAHPAGDRHAEMLPQERPPQAPADLNRIHPAIWPRTSTRTDGALTVGGVDVRDLARDFGTPLYVLDEDDVRSRMRDYAEAFAGSDVHYAGKAFLCKEIVRWLQDEGLGLDVASGGELAVALSVGFPPERITVHGNNKSVAELSRALEAGVGHVVVDSFEEIARLGYLAERMGRRPKVMIRVTTGVEAHTHEFIATAHDDQKFGLSLGQGTAAEAVRRVLALPQLELVGLHSHIGSQIVDTGGFEVAARRLAKLLVEIKDEHGVVLPELDLGGGYGIAYVEGDEAPDIKELADGLREIVTKVCVDAGLPVPRLTVEPGRTIVGPGGITLYEVGTVKDVEGLRTYVSVDGGMSDNVRTALYGAEYTTVLASRESDAPPMLSRLVGKHCESGDIVVRDCYYPADLAPGDLVAVSSTGAYCRSLANNYNYLPKPAVVAVSGGKARVIVRGETEDDLLRGQL; from the coding sequence GTGAGTCGATTCGCCCATCCCGCCGGGGACCGGCACGCCGAGATGCTGCCCCAGGAGCGCCCACCGCAGGCGCCCGCCGACCTCAACCGGATCCACCCCGCGATCTGGCCCCGAACGTCGACCCGGACCGATGGCGCGCTCACGGTCGGCGGCGTGGACGTGCGCGACCTCGCCCGCGACTTCGGCACCCCGCTCTACGTCCTCGACGAGGACGACGTGCGCTCACGCATGCGCGACTACGCCGAGGCCTTCGCCGGATCCGACGTGCACTACGCCGGCAAGGCGTTCCTGTGCAAGGAGATCGTGCGCTGGCTCCAGGACGAAGGGCTCGGCCTCGACGTGGCCAGCGGTGGCGAGCTGGCCGTGGCGCTCAGCGTCGGCTTCCCGCCCGAGCGCATCACCGTCCACGGCAACAACAAGTCCGTCGCCGAGCTGTCCAGGGCCCTGGAGGCCGGCGTCGGTCACGTCGTCGTCGACTCCTTCGAGGAGATCGCCAGGCTCGGCTACCTCGCCGAGCGGATGGGCAGGCGGCCCAAGGTGATGATCCGCGTCACCACCGGCGTCGAGGCCCACACCCACGAGTTCATCGCCACCGCGCACGACGACCAGAAGTTCGGCCTCTCGCTCGGCCAGGGCACCGCGGCCGAGGCCGTGCGCCGCGTGCTCGCGCTGCCGCAGCTCGAACTCGTCGGGCTCCACTCCCACATCGGCTCCCAGATCGTCGACACCGGCGGGTTCGAGGTGGCCGCGCGGCGGCTGGCCAAGCTGCTGGTGGAGATCAAGGACGAGCACGGCGTCGTGCTGCCCGAGCTCGACCTCGGCGGCGGCTACGGCATCGCCTACGTCGAGGGCGACGAGGCCCCCGACATCAAGGAGCTGGCCGACGGCCTGCGCGAGATCGTCACCAAGGTCTGCGTGGACGCGGGCCTGCCGGTGCCCCGGCTCACCGTCGAGCCCGGCCGCACGATCGTCGGGCCGGGCGGCATCACGCTCTACGAGGTCGGCACCGTCAAGGACGTCGAAGGGCTGCGCACGTACGTCAGCGTCGACGGCGGCATGAGCGACAACGTCCGCACCGCGCTCTACGGCGCCGAGTACACCACGGTGCTGGCCAGCCGCGAGAGCGACGCCCCGCCCATGCTGAGCCGCCTGGTCGGCAAGCACTGCGAGAGCGGCGACATCGTGGTGCGCGACTGCTACTACCCGGCCGACCTCGCGCCGGGCGACCTGGTCGCGGTCTCCTCGACCGGCGCCTACTGCCGGTCGCTGGCCAACAACTACAACTACCTGCCCAAGCCGGCCGTGGTGGCCGTCTCGGGCGGCAAGGCCCGGGTGATCGTACGGGGCGAGACCGAGGACGACCTGTTGAGGGGGCAGCTGTGA
- a CDS encoding homoserine dehydrogenase, protein MKPLKVALLGCGVVGSQVIRLLHEQAGDLAARVGAPLELAGVAVRRLGRKRDVEVDPALLTTDAESLVARDDVDIVIEVIGGIEPARGLIVSALSRGKSVVTANKALLAEDGATLHQAARAGKGDLYFEASVAGAIPLLRPLRESLAGDHVKRVLGIVNGTTNYILDKMDSTGASFTDALEEAQTLGYAEADPTADVEGFDAAAKAAILAGLAFHSRVTAADVHREGITEITATDVASAKAMGYVIKLLAICARSDDGRSFGVRVHPAMIPRTHPLAGVREAYNAVFVEAESAGQLMFYGKGAGGAPTASAVLGDLVAVARNRLAGTRGPEESTYADLSAHPMGETVTRLHMALDVADKPGVLARVAELFAKHDVSIQTVRQEGHGDDAQLVIVTHRATDAALTATLEGLRELDIVRAVAGVMRVEGDD, encoded by the coding sequence GTGAAACCGCTGAAAGTGGCTCTGCTGGGCTGCGGGGTCGTGGGCTCGCAGGTCATCCGGCTCCTGCACGAGCAGGCCGGCGACCTCGCCGCCCGGGTGGGCGCGCCGCTGGAGCTGGCCGGGGTGGCCGTGCGCCGGCTCGGCCGCAAGCGCGACGTCGAGGTCGATCCCGCGCTGCTGACCACCGACGCCGAGTCGCTGGTCGCCCGCGACGACGTCGACATCGTCATCGAGGTCATCGGCGGCATCGAGCCCGCCCGCGGCCTCATCGTCTCGGCGCTGTCGCGCGGCAAGTCCGTCGTCACCGCCAACAAGGCGCTGCTGGCCGAGGACGGCGCCACCCTGCACCAGGCGGCGCGGGCCGGCAAGGGCGACCTCTACTTCGAGGCCAGCGTGGCGGGCGCGATCCCGCTGCTGCGGCCCCTCCGCGAGTCGCTGGCCGGCGACCACGTCAAGCGCGTGCTCGGCATCGTCAACGGCACCACCAACTACATCCTCGACAAGATGGACTCCACGGGCGCGTCCTTCACCGACGCCCTGGAGGAGGCCCAGACCCTGGGCTACGCCGAGGCCGACCCCACGGCCGACGTCGAGGGCTTCGACGCCGCCGCCAAGGCCGCCATCCTCGCCGGGCTCGCCTTCCACAGCCGGGTGACGGCCGCCGACGTGCACCGCGAGGGCATCACCGAGATCACCGCCACCGACGTGGCCTCCGCCAAGGCCATGGGCTACGTCATCAAGCTGCTGGCCATCTGCGCCCGCTCCGACGACGGCCGCTCGTTCGGCGTGCGGGTGCACCCGGCGATGATCCCGCGCACGCACCCGCTCGCGGGCGTGCGGGAGGCGTACAACGCCGTCTTCGTGGAGGCCGAGTCGGCCGGGCAGCTCATGTTCTACGGCAAGGGCGCGGGCGGCGCGCCCACGGCCTCGGCCGTGCTCGGCGACCTGGTGGCGGTGGCCCGCAACCGCCTGGCGGGCACCCGCGGCCCCGAGGAGTCCACCTACGCCGACCTGAGCGCCCACCCGATGGGCGAGACCGTCACGCGCCTCCACATGGCGCTCGACGTGGCCGACAAGCCGGGCGTGCTGGCGCGGGTGGCCGAGCTGTTCGCCAAGCACGACGTGTCCATCCAGACCGTGCGCCAGGAGGGGCACGGCGACGACGCCCAGCTCGTCATCGTCACCCACCGCGCCACCGACGCCGCGCTGACCGCGACGCTGGAGGGGCTGCGGGAGCTCGACATCGTCCGCGCCGTGGCCGGCGTGATGCGCGTCGAGGGCGACGACTAG
- a CDS encoding glycosyltransferase family 2 protein has product MSVTPCGFLRTPEKGPARLHWAGGGWAVDGRPPAVPELRPLRGLEIEWPDGPVPLDGLDELAAAGVPLTAERAPDWVPAGLAALLTDRDWLGHTPDGTARCLADLRREEHSVRLRRLAHPTPASPPSVSIVMSTKRPALVGAALAQMERQRGVTAEVVLGLHGVPFEHVRQAVEECALPVKWVEAAESVPFGEMLNRAAALAGGDFLAKWDDDDWYGPHHLSDLLMARAYSGADIVGTTAEFFYLEPLKATIRRTTFASGAGYPSEVYSDHVAGGTILVPLARFREIGGFPAVARAVDLEFLKAAAQAGAKIYRTHGLGYVLRRGLSADHTWQLPLAHFVKVAAGQWRGFRPSLLMEAA; this is encoded by the coding sequence ATGTCCGTCACCCCGTGCGGCTTCCTGCGCACGCCGGAGAAGGGGCCGGCCCGCCTGCACTGGGCGGGCGGCGGATGGGCGGTGGACGGCCGGCCACCCGCCGTGCCCGAGCTGCGCCCGCTGCGCGGCCTGGAGATCGAGTGGCCGGACGGGCCGGTGCCCCTCGACGGGCTCGACGAGCTGGCCGCCGCCGGCGTCCCGCTGACCGCCGAACGGGCCCCTGACTGGGTGCCCGCCGGCCTCGCGGCGCTGCTCACCGACCGCGACTGGCTCGGCCACACCCCCGACGGCACCGCCCGCTGCCTCGCCGACCTGCGGCGCGAGGAGCACAGCGTACGCCTGCGCCGCCTCGCCCACCCCACCCCCGCGAGCCCGCCCAGCGTCAGCATCGTCATGTCCACCAAACGGCCGGCCCTGGTCGGCGCGGCGCTGGCGCAGATGGAGCGGCAGCGCGGCGTGACGGCCGAGGTGGTGCTCGGGCTGCACGGGGTGCCGTTCGAGCACGTACGCCAGGCGGTCGAGGAGTGCGCGCTGCCGGTGAAGTGGGTCGAGGCGGCGGAGTCGGTGCCGTTCGGCGAGATGCTCAACCGGGCGGCGGCCCTGGCCGGCGGCGATTTCCTCGCCAAGTGGGACGACGACGACTGGTACGGCCCCCACCACCTGTCCGACCTGCTCATGGCCCGCGCCTACTCCGGGGCCGACATCGTCGGCACCACCGCCGAGTTCTTCTACCTGGAGCCGCTGAAGGCCACGATCAGGCGGACGACGTTCGCCAGCGGCGCGGGCTATCCGAGCGAGGTCTACTCCGACCACGTGGCCGGCGGCACGATCCTGGTGCCCCTGGCGCGCTTCAGGGAGATCGGCGGCTTCCCCGCGGTCGCGCGGGCCGTGGACCTCGAGTTCCTCAAGGCGGCCGCGCAGGCGGGCGCGAAGATCTACCGGACGCACGGCCTCGGCTACGTCCTGCGCCGCGGGCTGAGCGCCGACCACACCTGGCAGCTCCCGCTCGCCCACTTCGTCAAGGTGGCCGCCGGCCAGTGGCGCGGGTTCCGGCCGAGCCTGCTCATGGAGGCCGCGTGA
- a CDS encoding glycosyltransferase family 2 protein, which produces MNDRVARVRGNDYRTLRPEPGFTPELTVSVVVPAYGGQDKLDLVLAALARQTYPAELTEVIVVDNGSEPPLRLPEAAPKGARLIRCPEPGRAAARNAGLAEAKGDVIHWLDSDVVLTPGAVEAHMRWHHAAPYLVVTGYIRFTEAELPAELPADLEAHFEPAEPHTWIVDLVERTGGFTGNPQRPFSLHVGGATSVSARLVAAAGPMDDDLVLGQDTEMGYRLGQAGAVFVPEPAARAYHLGPTMRMRDKPAIDRVSHALVADRVPAYRWLRGHPGRQWKVPYVTAVVDGTAGYDEVRASVDALLAATVPDLSVLVTGPWDTLRRERRAPLLDTALDLVLVEGHYRYEGRVRLVTAEDVDPAVPYVLRLPSGWAPGEDSLARLLDLARDEGLGLVNVLLRESAEGVVAARLERLSAFARARLVARPGEDLDDVVDEVSGVSWVDGETYGFTAEAAPPLGRRSAYRARAEAQAEAARLAKENERLRAQVSKWKEEAGRWRKSAVELRREVGTLRRELAAAKRAAQQSLRTAVSTTMRRALRRPRD; this is translated from the coding sequence GTGAACGACCGCGTCGCCCGCGTACGCGGCAACGACTACCGGACGCTGCGGCCGGAGCCCGGCTTCACGCCCGAGCTGACGGTCAGCGTCGTCGTCCCCGCGTACGGCGGGCAGGACAAGCTCGACCTCGTGCTGGCGGCGCTCGCCCGGCAGACGTACCCGGCGGAGCTCACCGAGGTGATCGTCGTCGACAACGGCAGCGAGCCGCCGCTGCGCCTGCCCGAGGCCGCGCCCAAGGGCGCCAGGCTGATCCGCTGCCCCGAGCCGGGCAGGGCCGCCGCGCGCAACGCCGGCCTCGCCGAGGCCAAAGGCGACGTCATCCACTGGCTCGACTCCGACGTGGTCCTCACGCCCGGCGCGGTCGAGGCCCACATGCGCTGGCACCACGCCGCGCCCTACCTCGTCGTCACCGGCTACATCAGGTTCACCGAGGCCGAGCTGCCCGCCGAGCTGCCCGCCGACCTGGAGGCGCACTTCGAGCCGGCCGAGCCGCACACCTGGATCGTCGACCTCGTCGAACGCACCGGCGGGTTCACCGGCAACCCGCAGCGCCCCTTCAGCCTGCACGTCGGCGGGGCCACCTCGGTGTCCGCCCGGCTCGTCGCGGCGGCCGGGCCGATGGACGACGACCTCGTCCTCGGCCAGGACACCGAGATGGGCTACCGGCTCGGCCAGGCCGGCGCGGTCTTCGTGCCCGAACCGGCCGCCCGCGCCTACCATCTCGGGCCCACCATGCGGATGCGCGACAAGCCGGCGATCGACCGGGTGAGCCACGCGCTCGTGGCCGACCGCGTCCCCGCCTACCGGTGGCTGCGCGGGCATCCGGGACGCCAGTGGAAGGTCCCCTACGTGACGGCCGTCGTGGACGGCACGGCGGGCTACGACGAGGTGCGGGCCAGCGTGGACGCGCTGCTCGCCGCCACCGTGCCCGACCTGTCGGTGCTGGTGACCGGGCCCTGGGACACGCTGCGCCGCGAGCGCCGCGCCCCGCTCCTGGACACCGCCCTGGACCTGGTGCTGGTCGAGGGCCACTACCGGTACGAAGGCCGGGTGCGCTTGGTCACCGCCGAGGACGTGGACCCGGCCGTCCCTTACGTGCTGCGGCTGCCGTCGGGCTGGGCGCCCGGCGAGGACAGCCTGGCCCGGCTGCTCGACCTGGCCCGCGACGAAGGGCTGGGGCTGGTCAACGTCCTGCTGCGCGAGTCCGCCGAAGGCGTCGTCGCGGCCCGGCTCGAACGGCTCTCCGCCTTCGCGCGGGCCCGCCTCGTGGCCCGGCCGGGGGAGGACCTGGACGACGTCGTGGACGAGGTGTCCGGCGTGTCGTGGGTGGACGGCGAGACGTACGGGTTCACCGCCGAGGCGGCGCCGCCCCTGGGCCGGCGCAGCGCGTACCGGGCGCGGGCGGAGGCCCAGGCCGAGGCGGCCAGGCTGGCCAAGGAGAACGAGCGGCTGCGGGCGCAGGTGAGCAAGTGGAAGGAGGAGGCCGGGCGCTGGCGCAAGTCGGCGGTCGAGCTCCGGCGCGAGGTCGGCACGCTGCGGCGGGAGCTCGCCGCGGCCAAGCGCGCCGCCCAGCAGAGCCTCCGCACGGCCGTCTCCACCACCATGCGCCGCGCCCTCCGCCGCCCCCGCGACTGA
- a CDS encoding glycosyltransferase, which translates to MNARPALRQNDYSPIEAPPLGAWSPALSVSVVIPAHGGQGKLDLTLAALAAQTYPDRLMEVLVVDDGSDPPIRLPEIRPVNTRVVRVRDGWGISNAVNTGANAADGEIIQRLDSDMVACREHIEALARWHHVTDYLVTIGMKKFVEPPAVTPRQVFQARRLDEVFALGEAVASSTEATIARTDGLRASRNPYHVCTGPTFALPREVFHAVGGLDPTVARGEDTEFAYRLAMHGVVFVPDLEAQAVHLGLPAQHRDRERAVRAVEPYLAHRVPLRRDLRKDPGRRWLVPYVEVVLDVTDTSESVVRQAVAAALGGKLQDVVVTLVGPWSLLRDGRRSVLGDPCFELRLMRDLFAHDERIRLIDEAAPTPAPCPFRYRGPVDVPLHRATLERMIESAQKDLAGVLVVDLPDGRTARLERTSALGRAVLLTEPGAGPADLDAVIEATHGVRHEPPDRYWPAPKQPEPVTIPAPEPVTVPAAVDAATERTFLGRLKSALRPN; encoded by the coding sequence ATGAACGCGCGTCCTGCTCTGAGGCAGAACGACTACTCGCCGATCGAGGCGCCGCCGCTGGGCGCCTGGTCGCCCGCCCTTTCCGTGAGCGTGGTGATTCCTGCGCACGGCGGGCAGGGCAAGCTCGACCTGACGCTGGCGGCGCTGGCGGCGCAGACGTACCCGGACCGGTTGATGGAGGTCCTCGTCGTCGACGACGGCAGCGACCCTCCCATCCGCCTGCCCGAGATCCGGCCGGTCAACACGCGCGTGGTGCGGGTGCGGGACGGCTGGGGCATCTCCAACGCCGTCAACACCGGGGCCAACGCCGCCGACGGCGAGATCATCCAGCGGCTCGACTCCGACATGGTGGCCTGCCGCGAGCACATCGAGGCGCTGGCCCGCTGGCACCACGTGACCGACTACCTGGTCACGATCGGGATGAAGAAGTTCGTCGAGCCGCCGGCCGTCACGCCCCGGCAGGTCTTCCAGGCGCGGCGCCTGGACGAGGTGTTCGCGCTCGGCGAGGCCGTCGCCAGCTCCACCGAGGCGACGATCGCCAGGACGGACGGGCTGCGCGCGAGCCGCAACCCGTACCACGTGTGCACGGGGCCGACGTTCGCCCTGCCGCGTGAGGTGTTCCACGCCGTGGGCGGGCTCGACCCGACCGTGGCGCGCGGCGAGGACACCGAGTTCGCCTACCGGCTGGCCATGCACGGCGTGGTGTTCGTCCCCGACCTGGAGGCGCAGGCCGTCCACCTGGGGCTGCCGGCGCAGCACCGCGACCGGGAGCGGGCGGTGCGGGCCGTCGAGCCCTACCTGGCGCACCGGGTGCCGCTGCGCAGGGACCTGCGCAAGGATCCGGGGCGGCGGTGGCTGGTGCCGTACGTGGAGGTCGTGCTCGACGTCACCGACACCTCCGAGTCGGTGGTGCGGCAGGCCGTCGCGGCGGCGCTCGGCGGCAAGCTGCAGGACGTCGTGGTGACGCTGGTGGGGCCGTGGTCGCTGCTGCGGGACGGGCGGCGTTCCGTGCTCGGCGACCCGTGCTTCGAGCTGCGGCTGATGCGCGACCTGTTCGCGCACGACGAACGCATCCGGCTCATCGACGAGGCCGCGCCGACGCCCGCGCCGTGCCCGTTCCGCTACCGGGGGCCGGTGGACGTGCCGCTGCACCGGGCGACGCTGGAGCGGATGATCGAGTCGGCGCAGAAGGACCTGGCGGGCGTGCTCGTCGTGGACCTGCCTGACGGGCGGACGGCCCGGCTTGAGCGCACTTCGGCGCTCGGGCGCGCGGTCCTGCTCACCGAGCCCGGCGCCGGTCCCGCCGACCTCGACGCCGTCATCGAGGCCACGCACGGCGTACGGCACGAGCCGCCGGACCGCTACTGGCCCGCGCCGAAGCAGCCCGAGCCGGTCACCATCCCCGCGCCGGAGCCGGTGACGGTCCCCGCCGCCGTGGACGCCGCCACCGAGCGCACCTTCCTCGGCCGCCTGAAGTCGGCCCTGCGCCCCAACTGA
- the thrC gene encoding threonine synthase, with product MSRSWRGLIEEYRERLPVTTKTPVITLLEGGTPLVPAHRVSALTGCDVYLKVEGANPTGSFKDRGMTMAISKAVEEGAKAVICASTGNTSASAAAYAVRAGLTCAVLVPRGKIAMGKLAQALVHGATLLQVEGSFDDCLEMTRKLSSSYPIALVNSVNPYRLQGQKTAAFEIVDTLGDAPDIHCIPVGNAGNISAYWMGYQEYFDDGLATRKPRMFGFQASGAAPIVQGAPVTRPHTIATAIRIGNPASWSLATAARDESGGVIQAVTDRQIAAAYKLLAQEEGVFVELASAASVAGLLQAHEQGLVEPGRRIVCTVTGNGLKDPDWAISGAPAPTVIPIDVHAAAAALNLA from the coding sequence ATGAGCAGGTCGTGGCGTGGCCTCATCGAGGAATACCGCGAGCGTCTTCCCGTGACGACGAAGACGCCGGTCATCACGCTGCTCGAAGGCGGCACGCCGCTGGTGCCCGCGCACCGCGTCTCCGCCCTCACCGGGTGCGATGTCTACCTGAAGGTCGAGGGCGCCAACCCGACCGGCAGCTTCAAGGACCGCGGCATGACGATGGCCATCAGCAAGGCGGTCGAGGAGGGGGCCAAGGCGGTCATCTGCGCCTCCACCGGCAACACCTCGGCCTCCGCCGCGGCCTACGCCGTGCGCGCCGGGCTGACCTGTGCCGTCCTGGTGCCGCGCGGCAAGATCGCCATGGGCAAGCTCGCCCAGGCGCTCGTGCACGGGGCCACGCTGCTGCAGGTCGAGGGGTCGTTCGACGACTGCCTGGAGATGACCCGCAAGCTGTCGTCCAGCTACCCGATCGCGCTGGTCAACTCGGTCAACCCCTACCGGCTGCAGGGGCAGAAGACGGCCGCGTTCGAGATCGTCGACACGCTCGGCGACGCGCCCGACATCCACTGCATCCCGGTGGGCAACGCGGGCAACATCTCGGCCTACTGGATGGGCTACCAGGAATACTTCGACGACGGCCTGGCCACGCGGAAGCCGCGCATGTTCGGCTTCCAGGCGAGCGGCGCCGCCCCGATCGTCCAGGGCGCGCCGGTGACCCGCCCGCACACCATCGCCACCGCCATCCGCATCGGCAACCCGGCCTCCTGGTCGCTCGCCACGGCGGCGCGCGACGAGTCCGGCGGCGTCATCCAGGCGGTGACCGACCGGCAGATCGCGGCGGCGTACAAACTGCTGGCCCAGGAAGAAGGCGTGTTCGTGGAGCTGGCCTCGGCGGCGAGCGTCGCCGGTCTGCTCCAGGCGCACGAGCAGGGCCTGGTCGAGCCGGGGCGGCGCATCGTCTGCACCGTCACCGGCAACGGGCTGAAGGACCCTGACTGGGCCATCTCGGGGGCGCCGGCGCCGACGGTGATCCCCATCGACGTCCACGCCGCCGCGGCGGCGCTCAACCTCGCCTGA
- the thrB gene encoding homoserine kinase, translating to MRTVDIRVPATSANLGPGFDALGLALSLYDEVEATLTGERGVEVSVSGEGAGEVDLGERHLVVRAMREAFARMGVAQPEGIRLRCRNRIPHARGLGSSSAAVCAGLLAARALAGAEWPDDEVFALATEMEGHPDNVAPCLAGGLTIAWSDHARAPHMVKLAPDQRVRPVVLVPSARLATETARGLLPKDVPHKDASFNAGRAALLIAALTQRPETGLLLAATEDRLHQHYRAPAMPQSAALVERLRAVGVPAVVSGAGPTVLAFSTSDTQDLIAPEVGNDWHIQLMDVDPVGANVQFPETR from the coding sequence ATGAGGACCGTTGACATCCGCGTGCCCGCCACCTCGGCGAACCTCGGCCCGGGTTTCGACGCGCTCGGCCTCGCGCTGAGCCTGTACGACGAGGTCGAGGCCACCCTCACCGGTGAGCGCGGCGTCGAGGTCAGCGTGAGCGGCGAGGGCGCGGGCGAGGTCGACCTCGGCGAGCGCCACCTGGTCGTCCGCGCCATGCGCGAGGCGTTCGCCCGCATGGGGGTCGCCCAGCCCGAAGGCATCCGCCTGCGCTGCCGCAACCGCATCCCGCACGCCCGCGGCCTCGGCTCGTCGTCGGCCGCCGTGTGCGCGGGCCTGCTCGCCGCCCGCGCGCTCGCGGGCGCGGAGTGGCCGGACGACGAGGTGTTCGCGCTGGCGACCGAGATGGAGGGCCATCCCGACAACGTGGCGCCCTGCCTGGCCGGCGGTCTCACCATCGCCTGGTCGGACCACGCCCGGGCGCCGCATATGGTGAAACTGGCTCCCGACCAGCGGGTCCGTCCTGTCGTCCTGGTTCCGTCCGCGCGGCTGGCGACGGAGACCGCCCGGGGGCTGCTGCCGAAGGACGTGCCCCACAAGGACGCCTCCTTCAACGCCGGCCGGGCCGCGTTGCTGATAGCCGCGCTGACCCAGCGGCCCGAGACGGGGCTTCTGCTCGCCGCCACGGAAGATCGGCTCCATCAGCATTACCGCGCGCCTGCGATGCCGCAGAGCGCGGCTCTGGTAGAACGTCTGCGTGCAGTGGGCGTGCCCGCGGTCGTTTCGGGAGCGGGTCCCACGGTTCTTGCGTTTTCGACCTCGGATACGCAGGATTTGATCGCGCCAGAAGTGGGTAATGACTGGCACATCCAGCTAATGGACGTCGACCCGGTTGGTGCGAACGTTCAGTTCCCCGAGACACGCTGA
- the rho gene encoding transcription termination factor Rho has translation MSDTTELLSDAPGAEPASGDTPTRAAAKPRARRSGTGLSAKVLPELQKIAAELGISGTGRMRKSQLIAAIQEKQGGGTGDAAPAPAAAAEAPAPAAETAPAAERPTRARRERSRAKTVAEEPAPQPVAAAPEPVAQAPEPVAATVAPAEPVVEQAPAADAGQGEQRAERGESRRERRSRGERRERGERSSDRSADRSSDRGDRGDRGEGGRADGRTDGRADGRAADAGSRGDQRDQRGDRDQRGDQRGGGVDDDERGGRGRRGRFRERNRGRGRERFESGEPVVGDDDVLIPIAGILDILDNYAFVRTSGYLPGSNDVYVSLAQIRRNGLRKGDVVTGAVRQPREGERREKFNALVRLDTVNGMDPDQARNRPDFNKLTPLYPQERLRLETEPNILTTRIIDLVSPIGKGQRGLIVSPPKAGKTMVLQAIANAITRNNPECHLMVVLVDERPEEVTDMQRSVKGEVIHSTFDRPAEDHTTVAELAIERAKRLVELGHDVVVLLDSITRLGRAYNLAAPASGRILSGGVDSTALYPPKRFFGAARNIENGGSLTILATALVETGSKMDEVIFEEFKGTGNMELKLNRSLADKRIFPAVDVDASGTRKEEILMGREELQIVWKLRRVLHALDMQQALELLLEKMKETKSNAEFLLQVQKTTVSNDRD, from the coding sequence TTGAGCGACACCACCGAACTCCTCTCCGACGCACCAGGCGCTGAGCCCGCGTCCGGCGACACCCCCACTCGCGCCGCGGCCAAGCCCCGTGCGCGTCGCTCCGGCACCGGCCTGTCCGCCAAGGTGCTGCCCGAGCTGCAGAAGATCGCAGCTGAGCTGGGCATCAGCGGGACGGGGCGCATGCGGAAGAGCCAGCTGATCGCGGCCATCCAGGAGAAGCAGGGTGGCGGCACGGGCGACGCCGCGCCGGCCCCCGCGGCCGCCGCCGAGGCGCCCGCGCCCGCGGCCGAGACGGCCCCCGCGGCCGAGCGGCCCACCCGGGCACGTAGGGAACGTTCCCGCGCCAAGACCGTGGCCGAGGAGCCCGCGCCGCAGCCCGTGGCCGCCGCGCCCGAGCCCGTGGCCCAGGCGCCGGAGCCCGTGGCCGCGACCGTCGCGCCCGCCGAGCCCGTCGTCGAGCAGGCGCCCGCCGCCGACGCCGGCCAGGGCGAGCAGCGCGCCGAGCGCGGCGAGAGCCGCAGGGAGCGCCGCAGCCGCGGCGAGCGCCGTGAGCGCGGCGAGCGTTCCTCCGACCGTTCCGCAGACCGTTCCTCCGACCGTGGCGACCGTGGCGACCGTGGCGAGGGTGGCCGTGCCGACGGCCGCACCGACGGGCGGGCCGACGGCCGCGCCGCCGACGCGGGCAGCCGCGGCGACCAGCGCGACCAGCGCGGTGACCGCGACCAGCGCGGCGACCAGCGGGGTGGCGGCGTCGACGACGACGAGCGCGGTGGCCGTGGCCGCCGTGGCCGCTTCAGGGAGCGCAACCGCGGCCGTGGCCGCGAGCGCTTCGAGAGCGGCGAGCCCGTCGTCGGCGATGACGACGTGCTCATCCCGATCGCCGGCATCCTCGACATCCTCGACAACTACGCCTTCGTCAGGACCAGCGGCTACCTGCCGGGCAGCAACGACGTCTACGTCTCGCTCGCCCAGATCCGCCGCAACGGCCTGCGCAAGGGCGACGTCGTCACCGGCGCGGTCCGCCAGCCCCGCGAGGGCGAGCGGCGCGAGAAGTTCAACGCCCTGGTCCGCCTCGACACCGTCAACGGCATGGACCCGGACCAGGCCCGCAACCGGCCCGACTTCAACAAGCTGACGCCGCTCTACCCGCAGGAGCGCCTGCGCCTGGAGACCGAGCCCAACATCCTCACCACGAGGATCATCGACCTCGTCTCCCCGATCGGCAAGGGCCAGCGCGGCCTCATCGTCTCGCCGCCCAAGGCCGGCAAGACGATGGTGCTGCAGGCCATCGCCAACGCGATCACCCGCAACAACCCCGAGTGCCACCTGATGGTCGTGCTCGTGGACGAGCGGCCGGAAGAGGTCACCGACATGCAGCGGTCGGTGAAGGGCGAGGTCATCCACTCGACCTTCGACCGTCCCGCCGAGGACCACACCACGGTCGCCGAGCTCGCCATCGAGCGCGCCAAGCGCCTGGTGGAGCTGGGCCACGACGTGGTCGTCCTGCTCGACTCGATCACCCGCCTCGGCCGCGCCTACAACCTGGCGGCCCCGGCGTCCGGGCGCATCCTGTCGGGCGGTGTCGACTCCACGGCCCTCTACCCGCCCAAGCGCTTCTTCGGCGCCGCCCGCAACATCGAGAACGGCGGCTCGCTGACGATCCTCGCCACGGCCCTGGTCGAGACCGGGTCCAAGATGGACGAGGTCATCTTCGAGGAGTTCAAGGGCACCGGCAACATGGAGCTCAAGCTCAACCGCTCCCTGGCCGACAAGCGCATCTTCCCCGCGGTGGACGTCGACGCGTCCGGCACCCGTAAGGAAGAGATCCTCATGGGCAGGGAAGAGCTCCAGATCGTCTGGAAGCTGCGCCGGGTGCTGCACGCGCTCGACATGCAGCAGGCGCTGGAGCTGCTCCTGGAGAAGATGAAGGAGACCAAGTCCAACGCGGAGTTCCTCCTGCAGGTCCAGAAGACCACGGTGAGCAACGACCGCGACTAG